The proteins below come from a single Limnohabitans sp. 2KL-27 genomic window:
- a CDS encoding ABC transporter substrate-binding protein has product MRTSKLSRSLVAAAIVSALSLGAAHAATVRIANQGDALSMDPHSLNESLQLSVTNNVYESLVGVSKDLKFEPGLASSWKQTSPTVWRFELRKNVRFHDDTPFTADDVVFSINRAAGEGSDMRSNTNDIKEVRKVGSHTIEIETKAPFPILPNVLSTVYIMSKKWCEDNQATRPVDRRKGIENAASFRANGTGPYRLRERQPNVRTTFVRNGNYWGKIEGNVDEVIFSVISNDPTRVAALLSGEIDIMEPVPVQDVPRINAGANTRALVAPELRTIFLGMDQKRDELLYSSVKGKNPFKDKRVRQAFYQAIDIEGIKRTVMRGASNPSALMVGPGINGYNPDLNKRLPFDPEASKKLLADAGYPTGFSVDMNCPNDRYVNDGQICEAVAANLARVNIKINLKAETKGTYFPKILRRDTSFYLLGWTPSTYDAHNALNALMRCVDDKGTGQFNLGAYCNPKVDELTVKIQSETDQAKRNAMIKEVFELHSADIGHLPLHQQALAWGTSKKVTLVQRGDNYMPFKSISIK; this is encoded by the coding sequence ATGCGCACTTCCAAACTCTCCCGCTCGCTGGTGGCAGCGGCCATCGTCTCGGCTTTGTCCTTGGGCGCTGCACACGCAGCCACCGTGCGCATCGCCAACCAGGGCGACGCCTTGTCGATGGACCCGCATTCGCTCAACGAATCCCTGCAACTGAGCGTGACCAACAACGTCTACGAATCGCTGGTGGGCGTGAGCAAAGACCTGAAGTTCGAACCCGGACTGGCTTCTTCGTGGAAGCAGACATCGCCCACTGTGTGGCGTTTTGAGCTGCGCAAGAACGTGCGCTTCCACGACGACACACCTTTCACGGCCGATGACGTGGTGTTCTCGATCAACCGCGCTGCGGGCGAAGGCTCGGACATGCGCAGCAACACCAACGACATCAAGGAAGTGCGCAAGGTGGGCAGCCACACCATCGAGATCGAAACCAAGGCCCCTTTCCCTATCTTGCCCAACGTTTTGTCGACCGTGTACATCATGAGCAAGAAGTGGTGCGAGGACAACCAGGCCACGCGGCCTGTGGACCGCCGCAAGGGCATTGAAAATGCCGCTTCCTTCCGCGCCAACGGCACAGGCCCCTACCGCCTGCGCGAGCGCCAGCCCAATGTGCGCACCACCTTTGTGCGCAACGGCAACTACTGGGGCAAGATCGAAGGCAACGTCGATGAAGTCATCTTCTCCGTGATCTCCAACGACCCCACCCGCGTGGCGGCTTTGTTGTCGGGCGAGATCGACATCATGGAGCCCGTGCCCGTGCAAGACGTGCCCCGCATCAATGCCGGTGCCAACACCCGCGCTCTGGTGGCACCCGAGCTGCGCACCATCTTTTTGGGCATGGATCAAAAGCGTGACGAACTGCTGTACTCCAGCGTGAAGGGCAAGAACCCCTTCAAGGACAAGCGCGTGCGCCAGGCCTTCTACCAGGCCATCGACATCGAGGGCATCAAGCGCACCGTGATGCGCGGCGCCTCCAACCCCAGCGCCTTGATGGTGGGCCCCGGCATCAACGGTTACAACCCAGACCTGAACAAGCGCTTGCCCTTTGACCCAGAAGCTTCCAAGAAGCTGTTGGCCGATGCCGGTTACCCCACGGGCTTTTCGGTGGACATGAACTGCCCCAACGACCGTTATGTGAACGACGGCCAGATCTGTGAGGCCGTGGCTGCCAACTTGGCACGGGTGAACATCAAGATCAACCTGAAGGCCGAGACCAAGGGCACTTATTTCCCGAAAATTTTGCGCCGCGACACCAGCTTCTATTTGCTGGGTTGGACCCCCAGCACCTACGACGCCCACAACGCCCTCAATGCCTTGATGCGCTGCGTGGACGACAAAGGCACGGGCCAGTTCAACCTGGGCGCTTATTGCAACCCCAAGGTGGACGAGCTGACCGTGAAAATCCAGAGCGAAACCGACCAAGCCAAGCGCAATGCCATGATCAAAGAGGTCTTCGAATTGCACAGTGCAGACATCGGTCACCTGCCTTTGCACCAGCAAGCGCTGGCCTGGGGCACCAGCAAAAAGGTCACATTGGTGCAGCGCGGTGACAACTACATGCCGTTCAAGTCCATCTCCATCAAGTAA
- a CDS encoding M20 aminoacylase family protein, whose amino-acid sequence MGASLQSVLGRGAAFARIAQFHPELTAFRRDLHAHPELGFEEVYTAGRVAEMLKLCGVDSIHTGIGQTGVVALVHGQGRSAHNPGRMIGLRADMDALPLTEFNECTWKSGTPGLMHGCGHDGHTAMLMGAARYLAETRRFDGTAVLIFQPGEEGFAGARAMMEDGLFERFPCEQVYAQHNSPETPLGVIGITPGPMQAAVDRIEIHIRGKGGHGARPHQAVDPVLVAGHIITAAQSVVARNLSAFDQAVVSICSMQGGHPGAMSVIPGEVTLVGTVRTYSETVQDQIEDRLRSLCNGIAQGFGASAELTYERVYPATVNTVSEAQFACDVAAALVGEDKVWRNMLPSMGGEDFSFMLQAKPGAYIRIGQGLPHGPGPHPLHNSRYDFNDEILPLGAALHASLVEQALPLGTTVKP is encoded by the coding sequence GTGGGTGCTTCTTTGCAATCGGTGTTGGGGCGGGGCGCGGCATTTGCGCGCATCGCCCAGTTCCATCCCGAGCTCACGGCTTTTCGGCGCGACCTGCACGCCCATCCCGAGCTGGGGTTTGAAGAGGTCTACACCGCGGGCCGCGTGGCCGAGATGCTCAAGCTGTGTGGCGTCGACAGCATCCACACCGGCATCGGCCAAACCGGCGTGGTGGCTTTGGTGCATGGTCAGGGCCGCTCGGCCCACAACCCGGGCCGCATGATCGGTCTGCGGGCCGACATGGACGCGCTGCCGCTGACCGAGTTCAACGAGTGCACCTGGAAATCTGGCACGCCCGGCCTGATGCACGGCTGCGGCCACGACGGCCACACGGCCATGCTGATGGGCGCGGCCCGGTACCTGGCCGAAACCCGGCGTTTTGATGGCACAGCGGTGCTGATTTTTCAGCCCGGCGAAGAAGGTTTCGCGGGTGCGCGCGCCATGATGGAGGACGGCTTGTTCGAGCGTTTCCCGTGCGAGCAGGTCTACGCCCAACACAACTCGCCCGAGACGCCTTTGGGCGTGATCGGCATCACCCCAGGCCCCATGCAGGCGGCAGTCGACCGGATCGAGATCCACATCCGAGGCAAAGGCGGCCATGGCGCCCGCCCGCACCAGGCCGTCGACCCGGTGCTGGTGGCGGGCCACATCATCACCGCTGCGCAAAGCGTGGTGGCCCGCAACCTGTCGGCCTTTGACCAGGCGGTGGTCAGCATTTGTTCGATGCAAGGCGGCCACCCCGGGGCCATGAGCGTAATCCCCGGCGAGGTGACTTTGGTGGGCACGGTGCGCACTTACAGCGAGACCGTGCAAGACCAGATCGAAGACCGCTTGCGGTCTTTGTGCAACGGCATCGCCCAGGGCTTTGGCGCATCGGCCGAATTGACCTATGAGCGCGTCTACCCCGCCACCGTGAACACCGTGTCCGAGGCGCAATTTGCCTGCGACGTGGCAGCGGCCTTGGTGGGCGAAGACAAGGTCTGGCGCAACATGCTGCCCAGCATGGGTGGCGAGGATTTTTCTTTCATGCTGCAGGCCAAACCCGGGGCGTACATCCGCATCGGCCAAGGTCTGCCCCACGGCCCGGGCCCCCACCCGTTGCACAACAGCCGTTACGATTTCAACGACGAGATCCTGCCTTTGGGCGCGGCCTTGCACGCCAGTTTGGTGGAGCAGGCTTTGCCCTTAGGCACCACGGTCAAGCCCTGA